DNA sequence from the Lagenorhynchus albirostris chromosome 5, mLagAlb1.1, whole genome shotgun sequence genome:
TATAACAGTCTGTCGGAATTTAATCATTCAGTGGCTGCCGTACTCTTTTGTTCTCGACGGAATGTTGAATGTGACCTCATAAGTcagaaaaggatttttttcttgaaagttaTATTCTGAGCTTCTATACAatgcgttttgttttttttgtttttttgtttttcctgaagccAGGGCATCAATACAGATTTGTGACAGTATTTTTTTGAGGGAATCTATCTACCTGTGGCTTCAAAACTGCATCAAAATATTCCCAACTCTAAGAAATGTACCTGTAAAACCCTTAATTTGGTGCCATATGCACAATTTGTCTTCTATAAAAAATTAAGCATAAGGCTTATGTTATTATCCAGTTTTCACAATTACATCCACATTTGAAAAGGAGTTCTCAACctcagtaagaaagaaaacagaacttgGTGTCCTGCCTTTAAACTtgatcagaaaaataaatccaaaatgtAAGCAGAAGGATTGTTTAACATTTCTCTTATGAAGTGGATTTTCATGTGGCACACATACTTCCTATTGCCAATAAATTATTTGgttagaagaaaattttttaacagttgtgatatatttgttaaatttttccatttttagattaaaaagatATGAATGAAtatcctaaaaaaagaaaaaggaagactttACACCCTTCTCGTTATTCAGGTCAGTGTgtgattaaattatttaaaagttaggCCATGTATTCCCGTGCAGTTGTGTTTCCATCATTTTCTCATAAATGATCTATTTGATAAGAGTTAAATATCTGGGTCAACTTTTAGGTAAGagtaaactttaaataaattctCTGAATATATATTTCTCAATGTCTGCCATGTGCTAAGCACACATCAGAACTTTACAGACATTGTTTATTCCTCACAACTTCGTGGtttatagatatttaaaattcgATATCCAAGGTTACATACTTATACAGCATAATTGATATTTGCCTGTGTGATTCCCAAGCTTGTGCTTAAGGCACAGCAATAACCTTGGTGGAAGATATTTTGCATCATTGGGAAAATACTTTATCTTGTacattattttcagaaatatgaatttctttttgattGTGTAATTTTAGATCCTTTCTTTGAGGTTGGCTCTGCTGTCTTGGCAAATAAGATGTCTTTGGCCATCTGTAACAAATGCAACTCACATGCATATACTTGGGGCAGTTTCAGGTATACCTGTTAACCAACCCAACCTACACATTTTTCGTATCTGAGGAAATTAAGCCTGGTTTACTGCTTACTGGCACTTCCCAGGCAAGAGTTGAAATGACTGTATTCAGAGCCCTAACTGGTCCTCAGACTTTCCCCTATGTGTTATGCTTTTCCTACAGTACATGGCAGATCTTCTTGGTAgttaattcaatgttttttttttggtttgttatttttgtttttgttttttgcaattaacatatatattgcatatttatattttgtggGATTCTGACCAAGGCAATTGTATCTTTGTGTGCTTcaaagtattatattttaaattgtataatttatGGTTCTTTCAAAGCTCAAAGTCAGTGTCAGATCTGAATTATAAAAACCTTGAGAATTGAGGGAAATATTAATACTTTATTACAAATACtatgaaattttatatatgttggataaaGAGATTGCTGtcattaaatgtatatatgttcagtatgcttgaaatttttaaaattttgttttcagattcctCTGGAATAAGCAGAATTGCAGATGgattcaatggcattttttctgATCATTGTTATAGTGTTTGTTCTATGAGACAACcagacttaaaatattttgacaacAAAGGTATatctaaattttccaaaatatttttctttaagttgcttttataatttttcatttcatttttgaaaatgtggGTGAAAGTGATGATTTCAAAATGGGCAAGTGtttaaacttaagaaaacaaaagagtttTGTGTAAGaaagtgaattttaatttttaacattatttcaGAGATATAAATCAAAAACAGATCCTCCTAAATCAATTTTAATCAGCTAGGAATCAGTGGCAAAGCAGGAATGACCCAGAGTTTGGACCATTTATGATGAAAGGTAAAGAATACTGTTACACACAGTTCTTCCACTCAGCTATACCTTTCAGTCTGGAGGGCTAATGGAAGGAAAGAACAGAGGGTGAAGGATTTGGTCATTTTCAATCTTGTATCTTCTATTGACTCCTCTTTTCTAGAGCATAAGATGAATAGTAACTTGCAtttgttctcttcttcctctgcaatAATCAAAACTCCCAGTTCCCGTGAGCTCCTATTATAGGTACAgatacataaattatttaaagaacatgcagggatttccctggtgcttagtgattaagactccgtgctcccagtgcagggggcctgggttcaatccctggtcaggaaactagatcccacatgctgcaactaagagactgcatgccgcaactgaaagatcccacgtactgcaactaagacccagtgcagccaaataaataaatatttttaaaaaaaaaataaaaataaataaattttaagaaaagaacatgCAGAGTCagagacatcagtatgaactcatgtttggCTTAATATAGACACAAATGGTTACATACAGAAACATTTATgggtatatctatatatacatggCAGTGTACATGCACATATTATTTGCTGTGTTAGCTGAGAGGGCCTAGCAGAAATGACagcccagtagcaatgagcacatctagtgtccagatcttggtttctaataccattttccaataaaaggaacaagggcttcttggagaaatggctgatttaaGGGAGAGGAAACAAATCtgtacagaagaattccaaatgatTTATGTAGATACTCCTCACTCAAGGAGGTGGAGCATAACTTTCCACTCCTAAAGTATGGACTGCACTTAGCGACTTAATTCCAAGCATAGAGTATGGAAAGTAAAAGAGTGACTTTACATTGAAGAAACCTGATAAATACCCCGGTTATCAAGTTCAACGTCAACAGTGATAAACCAAGTTAATAGTATGTACTCTTGATATGATACGATAAAATTTGACAGTTTGCCTCTGTGTTTCCCTCCCAATAATCCATaatcccagtctaatcatgaaaaaaaaccaaagttcaTTAGTGGGACATCCTGCAAAATACCTTACCAGTCTCCTCAAAATGTCAATGTCTCaaacaagggaagtctgagaaactacCACAGTTAACAGTAGCctagagacatgacaactaaatggtATGTATCCTGattgggatcctggaacagaaaaaggacattacgTAAACACCAAGGATATCTGGATGaagtatggacttcagttaataacaaCTTACCAGTATTggtcattaattgtaacaaatattaatgtaagatgttaagaGTGGAGAAACTGAATGGAggatatatgggaattctctgtactgtctttttttttttttttccctgtaaatcTGAAACTTCTAAACCATAAAGACCTGATGTTGAAGTGCAGTTTTCACTACTGGCTGGCATTTCAGCTTGTCCATGTTAACTTTAAAACACTGGGGCTTTAAcagattgaaagagaaaaatcatatgatcacctcaataggtgcagagaaagcttttgacaaaattcaacaccaatttatgataaaaaccctccagaaagtaggcatagagggaacttacctcaacataatgaaggccatatatgacaaacccacagccaacatcatcctcaatggtgaaaaactgaaaccatttccactaagatcaggaacaagacaaggtggcccaccctcaccactgttattcaacatagttttggaagttttagccacagcaatcagagaagaaaaagaaataaaaggaatccaaattggaaaagaagaagtaaagctgtcactgtttgcagatgacataatatacatagagaatcctaacgacactaccagaaaactactagagctaatcaatgaatttggtaaagtagcaggataaaaaattaatgcacagaaatctcttgcattcctatacactaatgatgaaaaatctgaaagtgaaattaagaaaacactcccatttaccattgcaacaaatagaataaaatacctaggcataaacctaaggagacaaaagacctgtatgcagaaaattataagacactgctgaaagaaattaaagatgatacaaatagatggagagatataccatgttcttggattggaagaatcaacattgtgaaaatgactctactaccgaaagcaatctacagattcaatgcaatccctatcaaactaccactggcatttttcacagaactagaacaaaaaaattcgcaatttgtatggaaacacaaaagaccccgaatagccaaagcaatcttgagaaagaaaaacggagctggaggaatcaggctcccggacttcggactataatacaaagctacagtaatcaagacagtatgttactgacacaaaaacagaaatatagatcaatggaacaggatagaaagcccagagataaacccacgcacatatggtcaccttatctttgataaaggaggcaagaatatacaatggagaaaagacagcctcttcaataagtggtgctgggaaaactggacagctacattaaaagaatgaaattagaacactccctaacagcatacacaaaaataaactgaaaatggattaaagacctaaatgtaaggccagacactatcaaactcttagaggaaaacataggtagaacactatgacataaatcacagcaagatcctttttgacccacctcctagagaaggggaaataaaaacaaaaacgggACCTagcgaaacttaaaagcttttgcacagcaaaggaaaccataaacaagacgaaaagacaaccctcaggatggtagaaaatatttgcaaatgaagcaactgacaaaggattaatctccaaaatttaaaagcagctcatgcagctcaatatcaaaaaaaacaacccaatccaaaaacgggcagaagacctaaatagacatttctccgaagaagatatacagattgccaatgaacacatgaaagaatactcaacattattaatcattagagaaattcaaatcaaaactacaatgagatatcatctcacaccagtcagaatggccatcatcaaaaaatgtacaaacaataaatgctggagagggtgtggagaaaaggaaaccttcttgcactgttggtgggaatgtaaattgatacagccactgtggagaacagtatggaggttccttaaaaaactaaaaatagaactaccatatgacccagcaatcccactactgggcatataccctgagaaaaccataattcaaaagggcacatgggcttccctggtggcgcagtggttaagaatccgcctgccaattcaggagacacgggttcaagccctggtccgggaagatcccacatgccgtggagcacctaagcccgtgcgccacgactactgagcctgtgccctagagccttcgagccacagctactgtagcccacacacctagagcccgtgctccgcaacagaaaccaccgcaatgagaacccgcgtacagcaatgaagatccaatgcagccataaataaataaatagataaataaataagtcatgtgtaccccaatgttcattgcagcgctatttacagtagccagaacatggaagcaacctaagtgtccatcgacagatgaatggataaagaagatgtggcacatatatacaatggagtattactcagccataaaaagaaacgaaattgagttatttgtagtgaggtggatggacctagagtctgtcatacagagtgaagtaagtcagaaagagaaaaacaaataccgtatgctaacacatatatatggactctaaaaaggaaaaaaaaatggtatgaagaacctaggggaagatgggagtaaagacacagacctactagagaatggacttgaggatatggggaggggaaaggctaagctgtgacaaagcgagagagtggcatggacatatatacactaccaaacgtaaaatagctagctagcgggaagcagcctcatagcacagggagatcagctcggtgctttgtgaccacctagaggggtgggatagggagggtgggagggagggtgatgcaagagggaagagatatgggaacatatgtatatgtatagctaattcactgtatacagcagaagctagcacaccattgtaaagcaattatattccaattaaagtgttaaaaaataaacacacattaGGGCTGAGCTGAGGGAATAAAGACTTACTCAGACTCAGTAATTTCAAGTTAAAATTCCTAAGTAACTTTAAAAAGTGTATTCTTGTCCAAATAGGGCATGGAAGCAAAAGTAGTTGCTTGTTTGGACAGATTTTCTGTGTATCTGTGGTACGCAGATAAAGCTTTTCATAGCTAAATTTAAGTCCTTAGTTCTGTTGGAattctaaattatatttaaaaacatttgtgctttgttttataataatgtttaatgcttttatataaataataaatatttttccaaatccCTTTTCACAGATGATGATTCTGATACAGAGACATCAAATGACTTGCCAAAATTTACAGATGGAATCAAGGccagaaacagaaatcaaaactacCTGGTTCCCAGTCCTGTACTTAGAATTCTAGATCACACTGCCTTTTCTACAGGTAAGGGAAAGTAATTAATAGAATTTGCACATTTTGTATAGGTCagtgaaaaaataataagtaaaataaatttctttttgccAGTGACTTATTTAGTAGGTCttatttagtaataataataataatagccttgttttatttagaaaaatctgCTGATATTGAAATTTGTGATGAAGAGTGCGACTCCCCTGAATCAGTCAACCAGCAAACTCAAGAGGAGAGCCCTATAGAAGTTCACACTGCTGAAGATGTTCCAATTGCTGCGGAAGTGCATGCAATTTCTGAAGATTAtgatatagagacagaaaacaattcCTCTGAGAGTCTCCAAGACCAAACTGATGAAGAGCCACCAGCTAAACTTTGCAAAATTCTTGACAAGAGCCAAGCTTTTAATGTGACTGCCCAGCAGAAATGGCCTTTACTGAGAGCTAATAGCAGTGGCCTCTATAAATGTGAACTTTGTGAGTTCAacagcaaatatttttctgatttaaagCAGCATATGATCTTGAAGCATAAGCGTACTGATTCAAATGTCTGTCGAGTATGCAAAGAAAGTTTCTCTACCAACATGCTCCTGATCGAACATGCCAAACTGCATGAAGAGGATCCCTACATTTGTAAATACTGTGATTATAAGACAGTAATTTTTGAGAACCTCAGCCAGCACATTGCAGACACCCATTTTAGTGATCACCTTTATTGGTGTGAGCAGTGTGATGTACAGTTCTCCTCAAGCAGTGAACTCTACCTACATTTCCAGGAGCACAGCTGTGATGAACAGTACTTGTGTCAGTTCTGTGAACATGAAACGAATGATCCAGAAGACTTGCATAGCCATGTGGTAAATGAGCATGCATGTAAATTAATAGAGTTAAGTGATAAGTATAACAATGGAGAACATGGACAGTACAGCCTCTTAAGCAAAATTACATTTGACAAATGTAAAAACTTCTTTGTATGTCAAGTATGTGGGTTTCGGAGTAGACTTCATACAAATGTTAACAGGCATGTTGCTATTGAACATACTAAAATTTTTCCTCATGTTTGTGATGACTGTGGGAAAGGCTTTTCAAGCATGCTAGAATATTGCAAACATTTAAATTCACATTTATCTGAAGGGATTTATTTATGTCAATATTGTGAATATTCAACAGGACAGATTGAAGATCTTAAAATTCATCTAGATTTCAAGCATTCGGCTGATTTACCTCATAAATGTAGTGACTGCTTAATGAGGTTTGGAAATGAAAGGGAATTAATAAGTCACCTTCCAGTCCATGAGACAACTTGATTGTTCTCTTTAACTTCCATAATGttgatgtaaaataataaatttgacttttttGCAGATGTTAAAATGGATGATTTTAAACACAACTTATGAGAACTGTCTTTAACaagatctttttaaattttttttcttggcattGCTACCTTTTTCAGTATATAATTGTATCCTAAATGTGGTATTTTCAATGTATTGTAGTTGGTAGTTTTAACCGCTTTTGGTGACTATCGTCGTCTGGCATGTTCTCTGATTTCATAAATCGATAAGAAACAGATGTACTGAAGAAATTAGACTATAGTTTTCCTTCCGTAAACATAGGTGctgtaaactttttcttctttaaactcaAAACAAGATCAGTTTTTCATGTATGAAGTCGTTAAAGTACTGTACTACCAGAACTAAAGTGCAACATAATATGCACCTAAGTCCAGTGATACTCCCATTAATAAGATCCAGACCCTCCTTTTGCATTCCCCAACAATTATTATCCCCAAGGCAATCAG
Encoded proteins:
- the ZNF639 gene encoding zinc finger protein 639 isoform X1, giving the protein MNEYPKKRKRKTLHPSRYSDSSGISRIADGFNGIFSDHCYSVCSMRQPDLKYFDNKDDDSDTETSNDLPKFTDGIKARNRNQNYLVPSPVLRILDHTAFSTEKSADIEICDEECDSPESVNQQTQEESPIEVHTAEDVPIAAEVHAISEDYDIETENNSSESLQDQTDEEPPAKLCKILDKSQAFNVTAQQKWPLLRANSSGLYKCELCEFNSKYFSDLKQHMILKHKRTDSNVCRVCKESFSTNMLLIEHAKLHEEDPYICKYCDYKTVIFENLSQHIADTHFSDHLYWCEQCDVQFSSSSELYLHFQEHSCDEQYLCQFCEHETNDPEDLHSHVVNEHACKLIELSDKYNNGEHGQYSLLSKITFDKCKNFFVCQVCGFRSRLHTNVNRHVAIEHTKIFPHVCDDCGKGFSSMLEYCKHLNSHLSEGIYLCQYCEYSTGQIEDLKIHLDFKHSADLPHKCSDCLMRFGNERELISHLPVHETT
- the ZNF639 gene encoding zinc finger protein 639 isoform X2, giving the protein MMKDDDSDTETSNDLPKFTDGIKARNRNQNYLVPSPVLRILDHTAFSTEKSADIEICDEECDSPESVNQQTQEESPIEVHTAEDVPIAAEVHAISEDYDIETENNSSESLQDQTDEEPPAKLCKILDKSQAFNVTAQQKWPLLRANSSGLYKCELCEFNSKYFSDLKQHMILKHKRTDSNVCRVCKESFSTNMLLIEHAKLHEEDPYICKYCDYKTVIFENLSQHIADTHFSDHLYWCEQCDVQFSSSSELYLHFQEHSCDEQYLCQFCEHETNDPEDLHSHVVNEHACKLIELSDKYNNGEHGQYSLLSKITFDKCKNFFVCQVCGFRSRLHTNVNRHVAIEHTKIFPHVCDDCGKGFSSMLEYCKHLNSHLSEGIYLCQYCEYSTGQIEDLKIHLDFKHSADLPHKCSDCLMRFGNERELISHLPVHETT